The following coding sequences are from one Clarias gariepinus isolate MV-2021 ecotype Netherlands chromosome 19, CGAR_prim_01v2, whole genome shotgun sequence window:
- the clcn5a gene encoding H(+)/Cl(-) exchange transporter 5 isoform X1 → MENSGYAESFPDIHTGTSSDEDLMEITGATVDFSSTDDVPPLDRDYGSGAGATGDGLNGVPKLMDLLDEPVPGVGTYEDFNTIDWVREKSKDRDRHREIASKSKESTWAFMKSINDAFSGWLLMLLVGLMSGALAGGIDISAHWMTDLKEGVCLNDFWFNHEHCCWNSNEATFQERDKCPQWKTWAELMIGSNEGPFAYIISYLMYVCWALLFAFLAVALVRAFAPYACGSGIPEIKTILSGFIIRGYLGKWTLMIKTVTLVLAVSSGLSLGKEGPLVHVACCCANILCHLFTKYRKNEAKRREVLSAAAAVGVSVAFGAPIGGVLFSLEEVSYYFPLKTLWRSFFAALVAAFTLRSINPFGNSRLVLFYVEFHSPWHLVELVPFVLLGIFGGIWGAFFIRANIAWCRRRKTTRQGHYPVLEVLVVTALTAVLAFPNSYTRMSTSELISELFNDCGLLDSSQLCNYGNATDVKSNSNTLPDRPASHDVFTAMWQLALALIFKMLITVVTFGMKVPSGLFIPSMAVGAIAGRLLGVGMEQLAYYHHDWVIFKGWCSPGADCITPGLYAMVGAAACLGGVTRMTVSLVVIMFELTGGLEYIVPLMAAAMTSKWVADALGREGIYEAHIRLNGYPFLEPKEEFSHKTLAMDVMRPRRSDPPLSVITQDGMSVEEVETLIADTSYSGFPVVVSQESQRLVGFVLRRDLVISIENARQRQEGVVSTSRIFFTEYTPPQPPDFPPPLKLRGIMDLSPFTVTDHTAMDIVVDIFRKLGLRQCLVTHNGRLLGIITKKDILKHMASIANRDPDSILFN, encoded by the exons ATGGAGAACTCCGGCTACGCTGAGAGCTTCCCTGACATACACACAGGCACCAGCAGCGACGAGGACCTTATGGAAATCACGGGGGCCACAGTGGACTTCTCCAGTACTGACGATGTGCCTCCTTTAGACCGGGACTACGGGTCAG GTGCAGGTGCAACTGGGGATGGACTTAATGGGGTTCCTAAGCTGATGGATCTTCTAGATGAGCCTGTGCCTGGGGTGGGCACTTATGAAGACTTCAACACGATTGACTGGGTGCGAGAGAAGTCCAAGGACCGGGATCGTCACAGAGAG ATTGCCAGTAAGAGCAAAGAGTCTACATGGGCTTTTATGAAGAGCATCAATGATGCCTTCTCGGGTTGGCTCCTCATGTTGTTGGTTGGACTGATGTCAG GTGCTCTGGCTGGTGGGATCGACATCTCCGCTCACTGGATGACTGATCTGAAGGAAGGAGTATGTCTCAATGACTTCTGGTTTAACCATGAACACTGCTGCTGGAACTCCAACGAGGCCACGTTCCAGGAGAGAGACAAGTGTCCTCAGTGGAAGACCTGGGCTGAGCTAATGATTGGCTCCAACGAAGGACCTTTTGCTTACATCATTAGTTATCTGATGTATGTTTGCTGGGCCCTGCTTTTTGCCTTTCTTGCAGTTGCTCTGGTTAGAGCCTTTGCCCCTTATGCCTGTGGCTCTGGTATTCCTGAG ATTAAGACTATCCTCAGTGGGTTTATCATTCGCGGTTATTTGGGCAAGTGGACACTGATGATTAAAACAGTCACTCTGGTGCTGGCTGTGTCATCGGGTCTGAGTCTAGGCAAAGAGGGGCCACTGGTCCATGTAGCCTGTTGCTGTGCAAATATACTGTGCCATCTTTTTACCAAGTATCGAAAGAATGAGGCCAAAAGGCGAGAG GTGctctctgctgctgctgcagtcGGTGTTTCAGTGGCGTTTGGTGCTCCTATTGGAGGAGTTCTCTTCAGTCTAGAGGAG GTGAGTTATTACTTCCCTTTAAAGACACTGTGGCGCTCTTTCTTCGCTGCCCTTGTGGCAGCCTTTACGCTGCGCTCCATCAACCCGTTTGGAAACAGCCGGCTGGTGCTGTTCTATGTGGAGTTTCACTCTCCCTGGCATCTAGTTGAGCTGGTGCCATTCGTGTTACTTGGCATCTTCGGTGGCATCTGGGGTGCCTTTTTCATTCGGGCGAACATCGCCTGGTGTCGGCGACGCAAAACGACACGCCAGGGTCACTACCCAGTCTTGGAGGTGTTGGTCGTGACGGCGCTCACAGCTGTGCTAGCTTTCCCCAATAGCTACACACGCATGAGCACCAGCGAGCTCATTTCAGAGCTGTTCAATGACTGCGGGCTGCTCGACTCCTCACAGCTGTGCAACTACGGAAACGCAACCGATGTCAAGAGCAACAGCAACACACTACCCGACCGACCAGCTAGCCACGACGTCTTCACGGCCATGTGGCAACTGGCATTGGCGCTTATCTTCAAGATGCTAATCACTGTGGTTACCTTTGGCATGAAG GTTCCCTCAGGTCTGTTTATCCCCAGCATGGCTGTGGGGGCGATTGCCGGAAGGCTGCTGGGTGTGGGCATGGAGCAGCTGGCATACTACCACCATGACTGGGTTATCTTTAAGGGCTGGTGCTCACCTGGGGCAGACTGCATCACACCAGGCCTTTATGCGATGGTTGGAGCAGCTGCCTGCTTGG GTGGTGTAACTCGGATGACGGTCTCCCTGGTGGTCATTATGTTTGAGCTGACTGGAGGTTTGGAGTACATTGTGCCCTTAATGGCTGCCGCCATGACCAGTAAGTGGGTTGCAGATGCACTGGGCCGCGAGGGCATATACGAGGCCCATATCCGTCTAAACGGCTACCCGTTCCTAGAGCCCAAAGAGGAATTTAGTCACAAAACCCTGGCTATGGACGTCATGCGACCTCGTCGCAGTGACCCCCCGCTCTCGGTCATTACACAGGATGGCATGAGCGTGGAGGAGGTTGAGACTCTCATTGCTGATACGTCATACAGCGGCTTTCCTGTTGTGGTCTCGCAAGAGTCACAGAGGCTGGTGGGCTTTGTGCTCCGCCGGGATCTTGTTATTTCCATTG AAAACGCACGGCAACGGCAGGAGGGTGTGGTGAGCACATCACGGATTTTCTTCACCGAGTACACTCCGCCCCAGCCCCCTGACTTCCCTCCTCCCCTAAAACTGCGTGGCATTATGGACCTCAGCCCCTTCACAGTTACCGATCACACAGCCATGGACATTGTAGTGGACATCTTTCGCAAACTCGGGCTGCGCCAGTGTCTCGTCACTCATAACGG ACGCTTACTGGGCATCATCACTAAGAAGGACATTTTAAAGCACATGGCTTCAATAGCCAACCGTGACCCAGACTCCATCCTCTTCAACTGA
- the clcn5a gene encoding H(+)/Cl(-) exchange transporter 5 isoform X2, with amino-acid sequence MENSGYAESFPDIHTGTSSDEDLMEITGATVDFSSTDDVPPLDRDYGSGATGDGLNGVPKLMDLLDEPVPGVGTYEDFNTIDWVREKSKDRDRHREIASKSKESTWAFMKSINDAFSGWLLMLLVGLMSGALAGGIDISAHWMTDLKEGVCLNDFWFNHEHCCWNSNEATFQERDKCPQWKTWAELMIGSNEGPFAYIISYLMYVCWALLFAFLAVALVRAFAPYACGSGIPEIKTILSGFIIRGYLGKWTLMIKTVTLVLAVSSGLSLGKEGPLVHVACCCANILCHLFTKYRKNEAKRREVLSAAAAVGVSVAFGAPIGGVLFSLEEVSYYFPLKTLWRSFFAALVAAFTLRSINPFGNSRLVLFYVEFHSPWHLVELVPFVLLGIFGGIWGAFFIRANIAWCRRRKTTRQGHYPVLEVLVVTALTAVLAFPNSYTRMSTSELISELFNDCGLLDSSQLCNYGNATDVKSNSNTLPDRPASHDVFTAMWQLALALIFKMLITVVTFGMKVPSGLFIPSMAVGAIAGRLLGVGMEQLAYYHHDWVIFKGWCSPGADCITPGLYAMVGAAACLGGVTRMTVSLVVIMFELTGGLEYIVPLMAAAMTSKWVADALGREGIYEAHIRLNGYPFLEPKEEFSHKTLAMDVMRPRRSDPPLSVITQDGMSVEEVETLIADTSYSGFPVVVSQESQRLVGFVLRRDLVISIENARQRQEGVVSTSRIFFTEYTPPQPPDFPPPLKLRGIMDLSPFTVTDHTAMDIVVDIFRKLGLRQCLVTHNGRLLGIITKKDILKHMASIANRDPDSILFN; translated from the exons ATGGAGAACTCCGGCTACGCTGAGAGCTTCCCTGACATACACACAGGCACCAGCAGCGACGAGGACCTTATGGAAATCACGGGGGCCACAGTGGACTTCTCCAGTACTGACGATGTGCCTCCTTTAGACCGGGACTACGGGTCAG GTGCAACTGGGGATGGACTTAATGGGGTTCCTAAGCTGATGGATCTTCTAGATGAGCCTGTGCCTGGGGTGGGCACTTATGAAGACTTCAACACGATTGACTGGGTGCGAGAGAAGTCCAAGGACCGGGATCGTCACAGAGAG ATTGCCAGTAAGAGCAAAGAGTCTACATGGGCTTTTATGAAGAGCATCAATGATGCCTTCTCGGGTTGGCTCCTCATGTTGTTGGTTGGACTGATGTCAG GTGCTCTGGCTGGTGGGATCGACATCTCCGCTCACTGGATGACTGATCTGAAGGAAGGAGTATGTCTCAATGACTTCTGGTTTAACCATGAACACTGCTGCTGGAACTCCAACGAGGCCACGTTCCAGGAGAGAGACAAGTGTCCTCAGTGGAAGACCTGGGCTGAGCTAATGATTGGCTCCAACGAAGGACCTTTTGCTTACATCATTAGTTATCTGATGTATGTTTGCTGGGCCCTGCTTTTTGCCTTTCTTGCAGTTGCTCTGGTTAGAGCCTTTGCCCCTTATGCCTGTGGCTCTGGTATTCCTGAG ATTAAGACTATCCTCAGTGGGTTTATCATTCGCGGTTATTTGGGCAAGTGGACACTGATGATTAAAACAGTCACTCTGGTGCTGGCTGTGTCATCGGGTCTGAGTCTAGGCAAAGAGGGGCCACTGGTCCATGTAGCCTGTTGCTGTGCAAATATACTGTGCCATCTTTTTACCAAGTATCGAAAGAATGAGGCCAAAAGGCGAGAG GTGctctctgctgctgctgcagtcGGTGTTTCAGTGGCGTTTGGTGCTCCTATTGGAGGAGTTCTCTTCAGTCTAGAGGAG GTGAGTTATTACTTCCCTTTAAAGACACTGTGGCGCTCTTTCTTCGCTGCCCTTGTGGCAGCCTTTACGCTGCGCTCCATCAACCCGTTTGGAAACAGCCGGCTGGTGCTGTTCTATGTGGAGTTTCACTCTCCCTGGCATCTAGTTGAGCTGGTGCCATTCGTGTTACTTGGCATCTTCGGTGGCATCTGGGGTGCCTTTTTCATTCGGGCGAACATCGCCTGGTGTCGGCGACGCAAAACGACACGCCAGGGTCACTACCCAGTCTTGGAGGTGTTGGTCGTGACGGCGCTCACAGCTGTGCTAGCTTTCCCCAATAGCTACACACGCATGAGCACCAGCGAGCTCATTTCAGAGCTGTTCAATGACTGCGGGCTGCTCGACTCCTCACAGCTGTGCAACTACGGAAACGCAACCGATGTCAAGAGCAACAGCAACACACTACCCGACCGACCAGCTAGCCACGACGTCTTCACGGCCATGTGGCAACTGGCATTGGCGCTTATCTTCAAGATGCTAATCACTGTGGTTACCTTTGGCATGAAG GTTCCCTCAGGTCTGTTTATCCCCAGCATGGCTGTGGGGGCGATTGCCGGAAGGCTGCTGGGTGTGGGCATGGAGCAGCTGGCATACTACCACCATGACTGGGTTATCTTTAAGGGCTGGTGCTCACCTGGGGCAGACTGCATCACACCAGGCCTTTATGCGATGGTTGGAGCAGCTGCCTGCTTGG GTGGTGTAACTCGGATGACGGTCTCCCTGGTGGTCATTATGTTTGAGCTGACTGGAGGTTTGGAGTACATTGTGCCCTTAATGGCTGCCGCCATGACCAGTAAGTGGGTTGCAGATGCACTGGGCCGCGAGGGCATATACGAGGCCCATATCCGTCTAAACGGCTACCCGTTCCTAGAGCCCAAAGAGGAATTTAGTCACAAAACCCTGGCTATGGACGTCATGCGACCTCGTCGCAGTGACCCCCCGCTCTCGGTCATTACACAGGATGGCATGAGCGTGGAGGAGGTTGAGACTCTCATTGCTGATACGTCATACAGCGGCTTTCCTGTTGTGGTCTCGCAAGAGTCACAGAGGCTGGTGGGCTTTGTGCTCCGCCGGGATCTTGTTATTTCCATTG AAAACGCACGGCAACGGCAGGAGGGTGTGGTGAGCACATCACGGATTTTCTTCACCGAGTACACTCCGCCCCAGCCCCCTGACTTCCCTCCTCCCCTAAAACTGCGTGGCATTATGGACCTCAGCCCCTTCACAGTTACCGATCACACAGCCATGGACATTGTAGTGGACATCTTTCGCAAACTCGGGCTGCGCCAGTGTCTCGTCACTCATAACGG ACGCTTACTGGGCATCATCACTAAGAAGGACATTTTAAAGCACATGGCTTCAATAGCCAACCGTGACCCAGACTCCATCCTCTTCAACTGA